A part of Haliotis asinina isolate JCU_RB_2024 chromosome 10, JCU_Hal_asi_v2, whole genome shotgun sequence genomic DNA contains:
- the LOC137298935 gene encoding F-box/LRR-repeat protein 7-like isoform X2, which yields MFPPRPRSRPSTDWNGVLQDLFGKDQVQPPDSVHDSSSGIASDVASYNYPPATMTTFKGESSSSQDSGTKSVTWARLPGEAKTSNNYVQMHMRQSRSSFKNSVYDPRIIESMESVMSSMKQVELKDTSRFLSSTSTKGKYVRPAPFELLTDDIMLRILLNLPTDHVCRVTRVCKRWYRLIWEYPLLWTSIVINNETINIDKALKYLTRRLSYNTPKVCVILERIILNGCEQLTDKGLHTIARRCPELRYLELQGCSNITNVALFELVSNCVNLEHLDVTGCALVTCISLTDGMSSPQMARHQHQIYLRYLDMTDCYALEDQGLGIITSHCTHLQFLYLRRCVHISDEGIQHIARNCPYLREFSVSDCRRVTDLGMRELSKLGENLRYLSVAKCDRVSDVGVCYIAKHCLKLRYLNVRGCEAVSDDAVAFLAANCPRLRSLDIGKCDISDDGLQVLAEKCPQLRKLSLKSCDLITDQGIVMIAYQCRGLQQLNIQDCHLSVQAYRTVKKYCRRCIIEHTNPSFC from the exons ACCAAGTCCAACCCCCAGACTCTGTTCATGACTCCAGCTCGGGGATTGCGTCGGATGTTGCGAGCTACAATTACCCACCCGCAACGATGACGACTTTCAAGGGTGAGTCCAGCTCCTCTCAGGATTCTGGCACAAAGAGTGTGACCTGGGCCCGCCTTCCTGGAGAGGCCAAGACTTCCAATAATTATGTCCAGATGCACATGCGCCAGTCAAGGTCTTCCTTCAAGAACTCTGTGTATGATCCACGGATCATCGAGTCCATGGAGTCAGTGATGTCCAGCATGAAACAAGTAGAATTAAAAGACACGAGTCGGTTTCTGTCCTCTACATCAACAAAAGGGAAATATGTCCGTCCAGCACCATTTGAACTCCTTACAGATGATATCATGCTCCGAATTCTACTTAACCTTCCCACAGACCATGTGTGTCGTGTGACGCGCGTCTGTAAGCGCTGGTACAGACTGATCTGGGAATACCCACTCCTGTGGACAAGTATAGTcataaacaatgaaaccattaaTATTGATAAGGCTTTAAAATATCTCACAAGGCGTCTCAGCTACAATACGCCCAAAGTCTGTGTGATCCTGGAACGGATCATTCTGAATGGCTGTGAACAGTTAACAGATAAAGGACTTCATACTATTGCAAGACGGTGCCCTGAGCTGCGATACCTTGAGCTCCAAGGCTGCTCAAACATCACCAATGTGGCCCTGTTTGAACTCGTGTCCAACTGCGTCAACCTGGAACACCTTGATGTGACAG GCTGTGCCCTGGTGACCTGCATCAGCCTGACAGACGGTATGTCGTCCCCACAAATGGCCCGCCACCAGCACCAGATATACCTGCGATACCTGGACATGACAGACTGCTATGCCCTTGAAGACCAGGGCTTGGGTATCATCACCTCACATTGTACACACCTCCAGTTTCTGTACCTACGACGATGTGTTCACATATCTGACGAGGGTATCCAACACATTGCACGCAACTGTCCCTACTTGCGGGAGTTCAGTGTGAGTGACTGTCGCAGAGTTACTGACCTCGGTATGCGGGAACTCTCAAAGTTAGGAGAGAATTTAAGATACCTTAGTGTTGCAAAGTGTGATAGAGTGTCAGACGTTGGTGTGTGCTACATAGCAAAACATTGTTTGAAGCTACGGTACCTGAATGTGCGCGGATGTGAAGCAGTGTCTGATGATGCAGTTGCATTCCTGGCAGCAAACTGCCCCAGATTACGATCTTTAGACATTGGGAAGTGTGATATATCAGACGATGGACTGCAGGTGCTTGCAGAAAAGTGTCCTCAACTACGCAAACTCAGTCTCAAGTCATGTGACCTTATAACGGACCAAGGAATTGTAATGATTGCATATCAGTGTCGGGGGCTGCAGCAGCTCAATATCCAGGACTGCCACCTCAGTGTTCAAGCTTACAGGACCGTCAAGAAGTACTGCAGGCGCTGCATCATTGAGCACACCAACCCCTCCTTCTGCTGA
- the LOC137299000 gene encoding transmembrane protein 169-like — protein MAKKEEKEWIELTKPLSQKHHPNGANSQLVTMTGTVTHGYQTGQTVEVMMELTDSELKRLTSKEDHATSRQCRCGARQGLHIILFSIICFPVAFIVSACMAFYLGSLTWYNIYLYFSEEKTIWHKVSLCPLLILTFPFSVGLSAVGVAMYAAIVQVSWWFSSWRKEFADFEKGFYGWLCNRLQLAECSPYETVILNETDEEILHTSRS, from the coding sequence ATGGCAAAAAAGGAGGAGAAAGAATGGATAGAACTAACAAAGCCACtttcacaaaaacatcatcCAAATGGTGCCAACAGTCAATTGGTGACCATGACAGGAACTGTCACCCATGGTTACCAGACAGGGCAGACAGTTGAAGTTATGATGGAACTGACTGATAGTGAACTGAAGCGTTTGACCAGCAAGGAAGATCATGCCACCTCACGTCAATGTCGATGTGGGGCCAGACAGGGACTACATATCATTCTCTTTTCAATCATCTGTTTCCCTGTTGCGTTCATTGTGTCGGCCTGCATGGCGTTCTACCTGGGCAGCTTGACCTGGTACAACATTTACCTGTACTTCAGTGAAGAGAAGACAATATGGCACAAGGTGTCCCTGTGTCCATTACTTATTTTAACTTTTCCCTTCTCTGTTGGGTTGTCTGCTGTTGGCGTGGCGATGTATGCTGCCATTGTCCAGGTTTCATGGTGGTTCTCGTCTTGGAGGAAGGAGTTTGCAGATTTTGAAAAAGGCTTCTATGGCTGGCTGTGCAACAGGTTGCAGCTTGCTGAGTGTTCACCATATGAAACTGTTATACTGAATGAGACCGATGAAGAGATATTACACACTTCACGGTCATAA